Proteins from a genomic interval of Lysobacter arenosi:
- a CDS encoding serine hydrolase domain-containing protein, whose translation MRQHTTLQEGIDALMRDYDGQAPGASVLVLRDGQALVQRSYGLADFESNIAANPDSNYRLASVSKQFTAAAILLLAQDGRLRLDDPARRWLPELPAAADAVTIRQLLTHTAGLIDYEDVMDPASEVQVHDADVLRLLSSQDRTYFAPGSDYRYSNSGYALLALIVERASGQRYATFLHDRIFTPLGMTGTVAYESGISEVARRTYGYSFEHGRWKRTDQSSTSAVLGDGGIYSSIADLAKWDAALYDERLLRSEWLARAFTPATATDDPDVRYGYGWRITGETLWHSGETIGFRNVIVRYPQRHLTVVVLTNRDDPEPYGLARQIAALAMTR comes from the coding sequence ATGAGGCAGCACACGACACTCCAGGAAGGGATCGACGCGTTGATGCGCGACTACGACGGCCAGGCGCCCGGAGCATCCGTGCTGGTGCTGCGCGACGGCCAGGCCCTGGTGCAGCGCAGTTACGGTCTCGCCGACTTCGAATCGAACATCGCGGCAAACCCGGACAGCAACTACCGCCTGGCATCGGTCAGCAAGCAGTTCACCGCGGCGGCAATCCTGTTGCTCGCGCAGGATGGCCGCCTGCGTCTGGACGACCCCGCACGGCGCTGGCTGCCGGAGCTGCCGGCAGCCGCCGACGCGGTCACGATCCGCCAGCTGCTCACGCACACCGCCGGGCTGATCGATTACGAGGACGTGATGGACCCGGCCAGCGAAGTGCAGGTGCACGACGCCGACGTCCTGCGCCTGCTGTCCTCGCAGGACCGCACCTATTTCGCGCCGGGCAGCGACTATCGTTACAGCAACAGCGGCTATGCACTGCTGGCGCTGATCGTCGAGCGCGCATCGGGCCAGCGTTACGCGACCTTCCTGCACGACCGCATCTTCACGCCGCTTGGCATGACGGGCACGGTCGCCTACGAATCCGGGATTTCCGAGGTTGCCAGGCGCACCTACGGCTACAGTTTCGAGCACGGGCGCTGGAAGCGGACCGATCAGAGCAGCACCAGTGCCGTACTTGGCGACGGCGGCATCTATTCCTCCATCGCTGACCTGGCGAAGTGGGACGCTGCGCTCTATGACGAGCGGCTGCTGCGCAGCGAATGGCTGGCCCGGGCATTCACTCCGGCCACCGCAACCGACGATCCCGACGTGCGTTACGGCTACGGCTGGCGCATCACCGGCGAGACGCTATGGCATTCGGGCGAGACGATCGGCTTCCGCAACGTGATCGTGCGCTATCCGCAGCGCCACCTGACCGTGGTCGTGCTGACCAACCGCGATGACCCGGAGCCTTATGGCCTGGCCAGGCAGATCGCCGCGTTGGCGATGACGCGCTGA
- a CDS encoding ECF-type sigma factor, with protein sequence MDERKDGAAVGGGNESACPLQEQTLESLLRTARNSDTAALDRLYAAIYEELRRHARRQLASRNTTLTPTALVNEVYLKLSSASIDPRDRNHLFALSARAMRHIVIDHARRAATGKRGAQLVQVTLTGNLPDSRQDAASMLALDNALRLLAEVDSRLARVVELRYFGGYSEAQIAGSLGVTVRTVQRDWRKARAFLGAALAAGESGNQ encoded by the coding sequence ATGGATGAGCGCAAGGATGGAGCCGCCGTCGGCGGTGGAAACGAGTCGGCGTGTCCGTTGCAGGAACAGACACTCGAAAGCCTGTTGCGGACGGCCCGCAACAGCGACACGGCCGCCCTGGATCGTCTCTATGCCGCGATCTACGAGGAGCTGCGACGACATGCCCGTCGCCAGCTTGCCAGTCGCAACACCACGCTGACGCCGACGGCCCTGGTCAACGAGGTCTACCTCAAGCTCAGCAGCGCCAGCATCGACCCGCGCGACCGCAACCACCTGTTCGCGCTTTCTGCCAGGGCGATGCGGCACATCGTCATCGACCATGCCCGCCGTGCCGCCACCGGCAAGCGCGGTGCCCAGCTGGTCCAGGTCACGCTGACCGGGAACCTTCCGGACTCCAGGCAGGACGCAGCCAGCATGCTTGCGCTGGACAACGCGCTGCGCCTGTTGGCCGAGGTCGATTCGCGCCTGGCGCGGGTGGTGGAGCTGCGCTACTTCGGCGGCTACAGCGAAGCGCAGATCGCCGGCAGCCTCGGCGTCACCGTCCGCACGGTGCAGCGCGACTGGAGGAAGGCGCGTGCCTTCCTTGGCGCGGCCCTCGCCGCCGGCGAAAGCGGAAACCAGTAG
- a CDS encoding serine/threonine-protein kinase, with translation MRTPVDLQRRAFDILDAAMDLPPPARAAWLDRACAGDARLRALAEQLLDGDQAADGTILDRHPDSLLATLGQVDAQDDRSADLIGDRIGAWLVRSVIGRGGMGVVYHATRADGAFEQDAALKLIRFGLDTPATRERFLRERQILAQLRHSGIAVVLDGGMSECGAPYYVMELVNGQPMSDWCDARRLALRRRVELFCQAVDAVSHAHGQRVVHRDLKPSNLLVTEEGRVKLLDFGIAELLIEGNGGAQTPEARVMTPQFAAPEQLDGHAATAASDIYQLGLLLYQLLSGVLPYRLTAADASVESIRQRLDAMPTLAQAAAMASPELAEHRGHDPRSLAQALSGDLGAIVAFCLQYEPERRYGSAAALAEDLRNWMSGCPVSVQPATSCYRLGKFVARHRFGVLALSTLFVAMLAGAGSTLWHARHAAIEAERARREALTAEAATRFLERLFSSALPLDGGDTGMTARELLERGAKRARIEFDNDPELRFRLLTTIGQNYATMGEDSTSVELFREALSIESDEIAPVTRATTAYQLATSSFLLGRMDEPLVAKALDWVGQATHPSALALRSSLLRLRGDIQIISGRYLQGMHDHEAARVLAERIAASNPLPLLDVLVRQAYVQWKILNLPERAMATFRYSEAIAARVDPREADLRRRFRIEFLIESGELALADHLIDEALAFRIGVYGENSMGMAQPLIHRGLLKLELGQHASAELDFREVIRIVDMFGQSGSNLAVTALIGLSRAQCADGRHQQCLDGAVRARLAVVAIMGERGFAVPAMDALIAEAEEGLGRHFESAEFARRAIDALVGAQRLAGHPRQILGVALYRSGRVADGIDTLRTARDELIQEHGQDHPRTVGAAVHLGRALLARGDVAAARATLLAVVTQLHKQVPQVRQQDLSDAYLALADVERRAGNLRLAHLYARRAARRPDG, from the coding sequence ATGAGAACGCCGGTGGACCTGCAGCGGCGCGCGTTCGACATTCTCGACGCGGCCATGGATCTCCCGCCTCCTGCGCGGGCTGCCTGGCTCGACCGCGCGTGTGCGGGCGATGCCCGGCTGCGCGCCCTGGCCGAGCAGCTGCTCGACGGCGACCAAGCCGCCGACGGTACGATCCTCGATCGCCATCCCGACTCGCTGCTGGCAACGCTGGGACAGGTCGACGCGCAGGACGATCGCAGCGCCGATCTCATCGGCGACCGCATCGGCGCCTGGCTGGTTCGCTCGGTCATCGGGCGCGGTGGCATGGGCGTGGTCTACCACGCCACGCGCGCAGACGGCGCTTTCGAGCAGGATGCCGCGCTGAAGCTGATCCGCTTCGGCCTGGACACGCCCGCAACGCGCGAGCGCTTCCTGCGCGAGCGCCAGATCCTCGCGCAGTTGCGCCATTCCGGTATCGCAGTGGTTCTCGATGGCGGCATGAGCGAGTGCGGCGCGCCGTACTACGTGATGGAACTGGTCAACGGGCAGCCGATGAGCGACTGGTGCGATGCGCGCCGGCTGGCGCTGCGTCGACGCGTGGAGCTTTTCTGCCAGGCAGTCGATGCCGTCAGCCACGCGCACGGACAGCGCGTCGTGCACCGGGATCTCAAACCGTCGAACCTGCTGGTGACGGAAGAGGGCCGCGTCAAGCTGCTCGATTTCGGCATCGCCGAGTTGTTGATCGAGGGCAACGGTGGCGCGCAGACACCGGAGGCGCGGGTGATGACGCCGCAGTTCGCCGCGCCGGAGCAGCTCGACGGCCATGCGGCCACCGCTGCGAGCGACATCTACCAGCTGGGCCTGCTGCTCTATCAGTTGCTGTCGGGCGTGCTGCCGTATCGGCTGACGGCCGCCGATGCCAGTGTCGAATCGATACGCCAGCGGCTCGATGCCATGCCGACACTGGCGCAGGCAGCGGCGATGGCATCGCCGGAGCTCGCGGAGCATCGCGGCCACGATCCGCGCTCGCTGGCACAGGCGTTGTCCGGCGATCTGGGCGCGATCGTCGCCTTCTGCCTCCAGTACGAACCAGAGCGGCGCTATGGCTCGGCCGCGGCGCTGGCTGAGGACCTGCGCAACTGGATGAGCGGCTGCCCGGTGAGCGTACAGCCCGCGACGTCGTGCTACCGGCTCGGCAAGTTCGTCGCGCGCCATCGCTTTGGCGTGTTGGCGTTGTCGACCCTGTTCGTGGCGATGCTGGCCGGCGCCGGTTCGACGCTCTGGCATGCACGGCACGCCGCGATCGAAGCCGAGCGCGCACGTCGCGAGGCGCTGACAGCAGAAGCGGCGACGCGGTTCCTCGAGCGGCTGTTCTCGTCGGCGCTGCCACTGGATGGCGGCGATACCGGGATGACCGCGCGCGAGCTGTTGGAACGCGGCGCGAAACGTGCCCGCATCGAGTTCGACAACGACCCGGAATTGCGCTTTCGGCTGCTGACCACCATCGGCCAGAACTACGCCACGATGGGTGAGGACAGCACCTCGGTGGAGTTGTTCCGCGAGGCGCTGTCGATCGAATCCGACGAGATCGCCCCGGTGACGCGCGCGACGACCGCCTACCAGCTGGCGACATCGTCTTTCCTGCTGGGCAGGATGGACGAGCCCCTGGTCGCAAAGGCATTGGACTGGGTCGGCCAGGCCACGCATCCGAGCGCGCTCGCGCTGCGTTCGAGCCTGCTGAGATTGCGTGGCGACATCCAGATCATCAGCGGCCGTTACTTGCAGGGCATGCACGATCACGAGGCCGCCAGAGTGCTGGCCGAACGCATCGCCGCCAGCAATCCGCTGCCCTTGCTCGACGTCCTGGTCCGCCAGGCCTACGTGCAATGGAAGATCCTCAACCTGCCGGAGCGGGCGATGGCGACATTCCGCTACAGCGAGGCGATTGCCGCGCGCGTCGATCCGCGCGAAGCCGACCTGCGCCGGCGGTTCCGGATCGAGTTCCTGATTGAAAGCGGCGAGCTGGCGCTGGCCGACCATCTGATCGACGAAGCACTGGCATTCCGCATCGGCGTGTATGGCGAGAACAGCATGGGCATGGCGCAACCACTGATCCATCGTGGGCTGCTGAAGCTGGAGCTTGGACAACACGCCAGTGCCGAGCTGGATTTCCGGGAAGTGATCCGGATCGTGGATATGTTCGGCCAGTCCGGCAGCAACCTGGCGGTGACCGCACTCATTGGCCTGAGCCGTGCACAGTGCGCCGATGGGCGCCATCAGCAGTGCCTGGACGGTGCGGTACGTGCGCGCCTGGCCGTGGTGGCGATCATGGGCGAACGCGGCTTCGCCGTCCCGGCGATGGACGCGCTGATCGCGGAGGCGGAAGAAGGGCTGGGACGCCATTTCGAATCGGCCGAGTTCGCACGCAGGGCCATCGACGCGCTGGTCGGCGCCCAACGTCTGGCGGGCCATCCTCGCCAGATCCTCGGTGTCGCGCTTTACCGGTCGGGCCGCGTCGCCGACGGCATCGACACCCTGCGCACGGCACGCGACGAACTGATCCAGGAACACGGTCAGGACCACCCCCGGACGGTGGGAGCCGCTGTGCACCTGGGTCGCGCCCTGCTCGCGCGCGGGGACGTCGCCGCGGCGCGCGCGACTTTGCTGGCCGTCGTGACGCAGCTGCACAAGCAGGTACCTCAGGTCCGCCAGCAGGACCTGTCGGATGCGTACCTCGCGCTGGCGGATGTCGAGCGCCGGGCAGGCAACCTGCGGCTGGCCCATCTGTACGCACGGCGTGCAGCCAGGCGTCCGGATGGATGA
- a CDS encoding transposase, which translates to MESALQCILGTFVPGAVGNRARPVRKAIDTTDDAEGAQPDPVTPRAPQAGADSPSLREVVLRINRDDRVAGSCRVEVVVDAAPGVATTVVQELLAQAASRVETFADRIQEQTERGATRIVVHCDSIWGDVGSSGPSAEQPFLTEAQWAAVMQAVFPLRGDRRKYRPQGVRRFIESVLWVACVDCVWSDLPPGRGSWRSVYVRFLRWSSAGIWPRVAAAMGDTSGPGRLLLERHSRYLTDAAKTRQRRRKDD; encoded by the coding sequence ATGGAATCAGCACTGCAATGCATTTTGGGCACATTCGTACCGGGCGCCGTCGGGAACAGGGCGCGACCGGTGCGGAAGGCGATCGATACGACTGACGACGCGGAAGGTGCGCAGCCGGACCCGGTAACGCCGCGTGCGCCCCAGGCGGGCGCCGACAGCCCGTCGCTGCGCGAAGTCGTGTTGCGCATCAACCGCGACGATCGCGTTGCCGGGAGCTGCAGGGTCGAGGTCGTGGTGGATGCTGCCCCCGGCGTCGCCACCACGGTTGTGCAGGAGTTGCTGGCCCAGGCGGCATCACGCGTCGAGACCTTCGCCGATCGCATCCAGGAGCAGACGGAACGCGGCGCGACCCGGATCGTGGTTCACTGCGATTCTATCTGGGGCGATGTCGGCAGTTCAGGCCCCTCCGCGGAACAGCCGTTCCTGACCGAAGCGCAATGGGCAGCCGTAATGCAGGCGGTCTTTCCGCTACGCGGCGATCGCCGCAAGTACCGGCCACAGGGTGTGCGTCGCTTCATCGAGTCGGTGCTGTGGGTCGCGTGCGTCGACTGCGTCTGGAGCGACCTGCCACCTGGCCGTGGTTCCTGGCGCAGCGTGTATGTCCGATTCCTGCGCTGGTCCAGTGCGGGGATCTGGCCGCGGGTCGCCGCGGCCATGGGCGATACAAGCGGGCCGGGACGCCTTCTGCTGGAGCGCCACAGTCGCTACCTGACGGACGCGGCCAAGACCCGGCAGCGACGTCGAAAGGACGATTGA
- a CDS encoding efflux transporter outer membrane subunit, with protein sequence MRAAALLIGVSIALTGCMLGPNYSRPDLELPVQYRAPLTQAEAQSIADVAWFDLFRDPQLSALIREAIDNNLDLRQALSRVEQARANAKFARGSLGPDIRGTLSSTPSAGSGDDDTVYSAGLSLVWEIDLFGKLRRGSEASRANLLATEDAARGVLATLVTQVAATWLSLRELDEERAIIERTITSQEESLRLIRAQLRSGVASGAEEQQAIAQLATTRAQLPSTEQQILATENVLAQLLGRYPQPIDRGSQMANGGMPDSPDIPTGLPTELLERRPDVRLAENQLHAATARVGVAVANRFPFPTIGLSALFGRTAVDLSDLGSSSRSLSVNSWGPYVDLPIIDFGRAGANVDLARAQTDEAAHVYRQTVLQALVEVSSNVSAYEKSASIISANEESTTANRENLRLQRLRYKAGVSSYLEVLDAERQLLSSELSLARARLLRLTSYIDVYRALGGGWSDEELLRIAQ encoded by the coding sequence ATGCGTGCTGCCGCCCTGCTCATCGGTGTGTCGATCGCGCTCACCGGCTGCATGCTCGGCCCGAATTACTCGCGGCCCGACCTGGAGCTGCCGGTGCAGTACCGCGCACCGCTGACCCAGGCCGAGGCGCAATCGATCGCCGATGTCGCCTGGTTCGACCTGTTCCGCGATCCGCAGCTATCGGCGCTGATCCGCGAGGCGATCGACAACAACCTCGACCTGCGCCAGGCATTGTCGCGAGTCGAACAGGCGCGTGCCAACGCCAAGTTCGCGCGCGGATCGCTGGGTCCCGACATCCGCGGCACGCTGAGCTCGACCCCATCGGCTGGCAGCGGCGACGACGACACGGTTTATTCGGCCGGGCTGTCGCTGGTCTGGGAGATCGACCTGTTCGGCAAGCTGCGCCGCGGCAGCGAAGCCTCGCGCGCCAACCTGCTGGCCACCGAGGACGCGGCACGCGGCGTGCTGGCCACGCTGGTGACGCAAGTCGCGGCGACCTGGCTGTCGCTGCGTGAGCTGGACGAGGAGCGCGCGATCATCGAGCGCACCATCACCAGCCAGGAAGAGTCGCTGCGCCTGATCCGCGCGCAGCTGCGCAGCGGCGTGGCTTCCGGCGCCGAGGAGCAGCAGGCGATCGCGCAGCTGGCGACCACGCGTGCGCAGTTGCCGTCCACCGAGCAGCAGATACTCGCCACCGAGAACGTGCTGGCGCAGCTGCTCGGCCGTTACCCGCAACCCATCGACCGCGGCAGCCAGATGGCCAATGGCGGCATGCCCGATTCACCCGACATTCCCACCGGATTGCCCACCGAACTGCTCGAGCGTCGCCCCGACGTGCGTCTGGCCGAGAACCAGTTGCATGCGGCGACCGCGCGCGTCGGCGTCGCCGTCGCCAACCGCTTCCCGTTCCCCACCATCGGTCTGAGCGCGCTGTTCGGCCGTACCGCCGTCGACCTCAGCGACCTGGGTTCGAGCAGCCGCTCGCTCAGCGTCAACTCCTGGGGCCCGTACGTCGATCTGCCGATCATCGACTTCGGTCGCGCCGGCGCCAATGTCGACCTCGCCCGCGCACAGACCGACGAGGCCGCGCACGTCTACCGGCAGACCGTCCTGCAGGCGCTGGTCGAAGTCTCCAGCAACGTCAGCGCCTACGAGAAGTCGGCGAGCATCATCAGCGCCAACGAGGAGAGCACCACCGCCAACCGCGAGAACCTGCGCCTGCAGCGGCTGCGCTACAAGGCCGGCGTCAGCAGTTACCTCGAGGTGCTCGACGCCGAGCGGCAGCTGCTGAGCTCCGAACTCAGCCTGGCCCGTGCCCGGCTGTTGCGCCTGACTTCCTACATCGACGTCTACCGCGCCCTCGGCGGTGGCTGGTCGGACGAGGAACTGCTTCGCATCGCGCAATGA
- a CDS encoding efflux RND transporter permease subunit encodes MARFFIDRPVFAIVISLFLVLAGTLVMIGLPISQFPDIALPNVKVTTLYPGASADVVEDAVTAPLDTQINGVTDMKYIKSVSGDDGSTSISVTFDLERDVDIASVETQNRVAQIQPRLPSEVNDIGVTVAKSSPDTLMFLSFYSPKGSYDQLFLNNYLYNYILDTLKRVRGVGEAKVYGSEFGMRLWLRPDKMATLGLTATDVVNAIQEQNKQAAAGQVGQPPADSPSGFQYSLRLQGRLVEQSEFEDIILRSLPDGSYIRVRDIARVELGAKDYSTVAKFNGQPAAAMSIALAPGANALETAELINAEVKRLAESFPQDLDYDVTYDTSLFVVASIEEVVHTFVEALILVLIVVFLFLQSWRATLIPMLAVPVSLIATFIAYQFLGFSINTLSLFGMVLAIGIVVDDAIVVVEAVEHIMEHDKLPPKEATRKAMDEVSGPVVAIALVLSAVFIPMAFVPGVTGQLYKQFALTVAVSTLFSALVALTLTPALCTLLLKPKQPGPPKGLMGRFFARFNHYFERLTFHYTGVAKRGTGALKHIVVMMLVLLVALFLLFRITPTGFVPDEDVGAFFMQAILPDASSTKRTDNVVNEISAKLRGLDGVDAVLGITGYDIISGTAAPNAAMMVVKLKPWEDRKEKEQQVNALIQKAMGIGAQTPESVAIAFNPPALPGFGSVSGFSMMLQARDGQSAEELAETAAQFVQAAQKRPEIGRITTTYSASTPNYRITVDREKVKKLGIPISDVFGTLQVFLGSLQVNDFTRFGKNYRVSVQADAEFRRDISTLSTLFVRNGNGEMVPLDTVVTATPGIGPRFTMRYNLYRSAEMTGSQAPGYSSGDALQALREVAAESLPAGYGYEWSGQTAEEVEAGNAAALVMALSVVVVFLFLAALYESWAVPFAVLLATPFGVLGALIAILLAKLDFNVYGQIGLVTLIGLAAKNAILIVEFAKLYRESGMSIHDAAMEAAKLRLRPILMTSFAFILGVVPLVLASGAGAASKFSVGTVVFGGMLTATLLAVLVVPALYVLIQSLAERFGGPPKFKEGAATPHPPQAPSEGGAH; translated from the coding sequence ATGGCGCGCTTCTTCATCGACCGCCCGGTTTTTGCGATCGTCATATCGCTGTTCCTGGTGCTGGCCGGGACGCTGGTGATGATCGGCCTGCCGATCTCGCAGTTCCCCGACATCGCCCTGCCCAACGTCAAGGTCACCACGCTCTATCCGGGCGCGAGCGCGGACGTGGTCGAGGACGCGGTCACCGCGCCGCTCGATACGCAGATCAACGGCGTCACCGACATGAAGTACATCAAGTCGGTGTCCGGTGACGACGGCTCGACATCCATCTCGGTCACCTTCGACCTGGAGCGCGATGTCGACATCGCCTCGGTGGAAACGCAGAACCGCGTTGCCCAGATCCAGCCGCGCCTGCCAAGCGAGGTCAACGACATCGGCGTGACGGTGGCCAAGAGCTCGCCCGACACGCTGATGTTCCTGTCGTTCTATTCGCCCAAGGGCAGCTACGACCAGCTGTTCCTCAACAACTACCTCTACAACTACATCCTCGACACGCTCAAGCGGGTCAGGGGCGTCGGCGAGGCCAAGGTCTACGGTTCCGAGTTCGGCATGCGCCTGTGGCTGCGGCCGGACAAGATGGCCACCCTCGGCCTGACCGCCACCGACGTGGTCAACGCGATCCAGGAACAGAACAAGCAGGCCGCGGCCGGCCAGGTCGGCCAGCCACCGGCCGACTCGCCCAGCGGCTTCCAGTATTCGCTGCGACTGCAGGGGCGGCTGGTCGAGCAGTCCGAGTTCGAGGACATCATCCTGCGCTCGCTGCCGGACGGTTCGTACATCCGCGTGCGCGACATCGCCCGGGTCGAACTGGGCGCCAAGGACTACAGCACGGTCGCCAAGTTCAACGGCCAGCCGGCGGCGGCGATGAGCATCGCCCTTGCACCGGGCGCGAATGCGCTGGAGACGGCCGAACTGATCAATGCCGAGGTCAAGCGGCTGGCGGAGAGCTTCCCGCAGGACCTGGACTACGACGTCACCTACGACACCTCGCTGTTCGTGGTGGCGTCGATCGAGGAGGTCGTGCATACCTTCGTCGAGGCACTGATCCTGGTGCTGATCGTGGTGTTCCTGTTCCTGCAGAGCTGGCGTGCCACGCTGATCCCGATGCTGGCGGTGCCGGTGTCGCTGATCGCCACGTTCATCGCGTACCAGTTCCTCGGCTTCTCGATCAACACGCTGTCGCTGTTCGGCATGGTGCTGGCGATCGGGATAGTCGTAGATGACGCGATCGTGGTGGTCGAGGCGGTCGAGCACATCATGGAGCACGACAAGCTTCCGCCGAAGGAAGCCACGCGCAAGGCCATGGACGAAGTATCCGGGCCGGTGGTGGCGATCGCACTGGTGCTGTCGGCGGTGTTCATCCCGATGGCGTTCGTGCCGGGCGTGACGGGTCAGCTGTACAAGCAGTTTGCGCTGACCGTGGCGGTATCGACGCTGTTCTCGGCCCTGGTCGCACTGACCCTGACGCCGGCGCTGTGCACGCTGCTGCTCAAACCCAAGCAGCCCGGCCCGCCGAAGGGGCTGATGGGTCGGTTCTTCGCCCGCTTCAACCACTACTTCGAGCGGCTCACGTTCCATTACACCGGCGTGGCCAAGCGCGGAACCGGGGCGCTGAAGCACATCGTGGTGATGATGCTGGTGCTGCTGGTCGCCCTGTTCCTGCTGTTCCGCATCACCCCGACGGGCTTCGTCCCGGACGAGGACGTCGGTGCGTTCTTCATGCAGGCGATCCTGCCAGATGCATCCTCGACCAAGCGCACTGACAACGTGGTCAACGAGATCAGCGCGAAGCTGCGCGGTCTGGACGGCGTCGATGCGGTGCTCGGCATCACCGGCTACGACATCATCTCCGGCACCGCCGCGCCGAACGCCGCGATGATGGTGGTCAAGCTCAAGCCCTGGGAGGACCGGAAGGAGAAGGAGCAGCAGGTCAATGCGCTGATCCAGAAGGCGATGGGCATCGGCGCGCAGACGCCGGAGTCGGTGGCGATCGCGTTCAACCCGCCTGCCCTGCCCGGTTTCGGCTCGGTGTCGGGCTTTTCGATGATGCTGCAGGCGCGCGATGGCCAGAGCGCGGAAGAGCTGGCCGAAACGGCGGCGCAGTTCGTCCAGGCGGCGCAGAAGCGACCGGAGATCGGCCGCATCACCACGACCTACTCGGCATCGACGCCCAACTACCGCATCACCGTCGACCGCGAGAAGGTGAAGAAGCTCGGCATTCCGATCTCGGATGTGTTCGGCACGTTGCAGGTCTTCCTCGGCAGCCTGCAGGTCAACGACTTCACCCGCTTCGGCAAGAACTACCGCGTGTCGGTGCAGGCCGACGCCGAGTTCCGCCGCGACATCTCGACCCTGTCGACGCTGTTCGTGCGCAACGGCAACGGCGAGATGGTGCCGCTGGACACCGTGGTCACGGCCACGCCCGGCATCGGCCCGCGTTTCACCATGCGCTACAACCTGTACCGCAGCGCCGAGATGACCGGCTCGCAGGCGCCGGGCTACAGCTCCGGCGATGCGTTGCAGGCGCTGCGCGAGGTCGCCGCCGAATCGCTGCCGGCCGGTTACGGCTACGAGTGGTCGGGACAGACCGCGGAGGAAGTGGAGGCCGGCAACGCGGCCGCCCTGGTGATGGCGCTGTCGGTGGTGGTGGTGTTCCTGTTCCTGGCCGCGCTGTATGAAAGCTGGGCGGTGCCGTTCGCGGTGCTGCTGGCAACGCCCTTCGGCGTGCTTGGCGCGCTGATCGCGATCCTGCTGGCGAAGCTGGACTTCAACGTGTATGGACAGATTGGCCTGGTGACACTCATAGGCCTGGCGGCGAAAAACGCGATCCTGATCGTGGAGTTCGCCAAGCTCTACCGCGAGAGCGGCATGTCGATCCACGATGCGGCGATGGAGGCAGCCAAGCTGCGCCTGCGGCCGATCCTGATGACCTCGTTCGCCTTCATCCTCGGCGTGGTGCCGCTGGTGCTCGCCTCCGGCGCCGGTGCCGCATCCAAGTTCTCGGTTGGCACCGTCGTGTTCGGCGGCATGCTCACCGCCACCCTGCTGGCGGTGCTGGTCGTGCCCGCGCTTTACGTGCTGATCCAGAGCCTGGCCGAGCGCTTTGGCGGACCGCCGAAGTTCAAGGAAGGCGCGGCGACGCCACACCCGCCACAGGCGCCGTCGGAGGGAGGAGCGCACTGA
- a CDS encoding efflux RND transporter periplasmic adaptor subunit, with amino-acid sequence MTIAVADVPLHVSAVDGPVIRSAGLAFALAMAGLLVMAGCGKKEAPPPAAVPVKVMTVLQQDTPLFEEFVGEVTGSREVSLRAQITGVLMSKHFDDGSLVTEGQKLFSIDPRAPLAEQANARAGLAAARADLARARQDVDRYGPLVKENAISKQIYDNAVAAMQAAQAQVSANQAVVDQASLGVEYATVTAPLTGRIGAAQVFAGDLITAGTTVLAEVSEDDPVWVYFSISEAKLLDYERRYRGGTPKADDPIRQVRMTLSDGTEYKLPGMIIFADRALDPRTGTYRLRAEFPNPQHQLYPGLFARIQVRADQRKGALLVPDRAVVQTLGKYFVTTVDADSKAQQVPVVPGPRYGGLWVIDKGLKPGDTVVVEGVQKARPGVPLKVTKVTYEQLQAPAPVAQPPGGATKG; translated from the coding sequence CCGGTCGGCCGGTCTCGCGTTTGCCCTGGCAATGGCTGGCCTTTTGGTGATGGCAGGCTGCGGAAAGAAGGAGGCTCCGCCGCCGGCTGCAGTGCCGGTCAAGGTGATGACCGTCCTGCAGCAGGACACGCCGCTGTTCGAGGAATTCGTCGGCGAGGTCACCGGTTCGCGCGAGGTGTCGCTGCGCGCGCAGATCACCGGCGTGCTGATGAGCAAGCACTTCGATGACGGCTCGCTGGTCACCGAAGGCCAGAAACTTTTCAGCATCGATCCGCGTGCACCGTTGGCCGAGCAGGCCAACGCGCGTGCAGGCCTCGCCGCCGCCCGCGCCGACCTTGCCCGCGCCCGCCAGGACGTCGACCGCTACGGGCCGCTGGTCAAAGAGAACGCGATTTCCAAGCAGATCTACGACAACGCCGTCGCCGCGATGCAGGCCGCGCAGGCGCAGGTGTCGGCCAACCAGGCGGTGGTCGACCAGGCGTCGCTGGGCGTCGAATACGCCACCGTGACCGCGCCGCTGACCGGCCGCATCGGTGCTGCCCAGGTGTTTGCCGGCGACCTGATCACCGCAGGCACCACTGTCCTTGCCGAAGTGTCGGAAGACGATCCGGTGTGGGTGTACTTCAGCATCAGCGAAGCCAAGCTGCTCGATTACGAACGACGGTACCGCGGCGGCACGCCGAAAGCCGACGATCCGATCCGCCAGGTCAGGATGACCCTCAGCGACGGCACCGAGTACAAGTTGCCCGGCATGATCATCTTCGCCGACCGTGCGCTGGACCCGCGCACCGGCACATACCGGCTGCGCGCCGAGTTTCCCAATCCGCAGCACCAGCTCTACCCCGGCCTGTTCGCACGCATCCAGGTGCGCGCCGACCAGCGCAAGGGCGCCCTGCTCGTGCCCGACCGCGCGGTGGTGCAGACACTGGGCAAGTACTTCGTCACCACGGTCGACGCCGACAGCAAGGCGCAACAGGTGCCGGTCGTTCCCGGCCCGCGTTACGGCGGCCTGTGGGTCATCGACAAGGGCCTGAAGCCGGGCGACACCGTGGTGGTGGAAGGCGTGCAGAAGGCGCGCCCGGGCGTGCCGCTGAAGGTGACCAAGGTGACGTACGAGCAACTCCAGGCGCCTGCCCCCGTGGCACAGCCGCCCGGCGGCGCGACCAAGGGCTGA